CTGTTTGTGCCCGAGGAAATCGTGCTGGCGGCAGACGGGGTGATGGTGGGATTGTGTACGGGCGCGGATTTCGCCACGGAAAAAGCGGAAGAGCTGCTGCCGCGCAACACCTGCGCCCTGATCAAGTCCATGTTCGGCTTCAAGCTGGGGCGCGTTTGCCCGTATATGGAAAGCTGCGACATGATTGTGGGCGAGAACACGTGCGACGGCAAGAAGAAGGCGTATGAATCTTTCGGCGCGCTGGTGGACAACCTGTATGTGATGGACATGCCGCAGATGAAGAGCCCCCAGGGGCGCGACCTGTTGAAGTCGGAATATTACCGTTTTCTGAAAGCGGTCGAGGAACTCACGGGAGTGACGATTGACGCGGCGCGGCTGAAAAAGGGAATTGCCGTTGTCAATAACAAGCGCAAGGCGGTGCAGCGGCTGGCCAAACTGCGCGCGGCGGATCCGGCTCCGATTTCCGGCCTGGACGCCTTGCTGGTCAATCAGATTTTCTTCTATGACGATCCGGTGCGGTTCACGGCGTCGGTGAACGCGCTGTGCGATGAACTGGAGCAGCGAATCACGAAGAACGAGGGCGTATTTGCCGCGGGAACGCCGCGAATTTTGATGGCGGGCTGTCCGATGGCCGTGCCGAACTGGAAAGTTCCGGCCATTGTGGAAGGCTCGGGCGCGGTAATTGTGGGAGAAGAATCCTGCATCGGAGAGCGCGGCACGCGCACTCTGGTGAAGGACTCGGCCCCCGATCTT
This sequence is a window from bacterium. Protein-coding genes within it:
- a CDS encoding double-cubane-cluster-containing anaerobic reductase, translated to MSEDYRKMWEGLGLDLAAHDALLSVLGQGYQQLFLSQKNRPAGMGYFDFVMSEVHGLRVKELLDAKAAGRKVIGAFCLFVPEEIVLAADGVMVGLCTGADFATEKAEELLPRNTCALIKSMFGFKLGRVCPYMESCDMIVGENTCDGKKKAYESFGALVDNLYVMDMPQMKSPQGRDLLKSEYYRFLKAVEELTGVTIDAARLKKGIAVVNNKRKAVQRLAKLRAADPAPISGLDALLVNQIFFYDDPVRFTASVNALCDELEQRITKNEGVFAAGTPRILMAGCPMAVPNWKVPAIVEGSGAVIVGEESCIGERGTRTLVKDSAPDLYGLMDAITDRYFTIDCAIFTPNPSRTEHIHEMKSACKADGVIHYGLPFCQPYQMEAIPIEKKLTANGIPVMRLETDYSSEDAGQLKTRVEAFVELLK